From a single Salmo salar chromosome ssa22, Ssal_v3.1, whole genome shotgun sequence genomic region:
- the plch2b gene encoding 1-phosphatidylinositol 4,5-bisphosphate phosphodiesterase eta-2, whose amino-acid sequence MNGTGMNVNSAMAPLSPGLNANLSPGLNANLSPGLNPINTPLMTAPSPRSPRLSLTTTPPMTAPSPRSPRLSLTTTPPMTAPSPRSPRLSLTTTPPMTAPSPRSPRLSLTTTPPMTAPSPRSPRLSLTTTPPMAAIFPRLSLTSTPVMATSSTVKSTSPSFASLSPGLLSPCLSSLSAERRTSSPFSRSSSRSPTPSIMTSPKLWQKTSISRLAEEFFWIGGSVVAQPKWRLGQYVERCMCTMQTGTQMTKLKGKKKGLVRFFYLDEHKSCIRWRPSRKHDKAKITIDSIHEVCEGKKSEIFQRYADSCFDPNCCFSIYHGDHVESLDLVSANGDEARTWITGLKYLMAGISDEDSLAKRQRKRDQWLQQTFSEADKNGDGNLSLGEVLQLLHKLNVNLPRQKVREMFKKADTDDNQGSLAFEEFCTFYKMMSTRRGLYLIMLSYSNNKEFMDLNDLVRFMENEQKMAGVTREYCLEIVSQFEPCSQNLQNMVLGIDGFTNYMRSPAGDIFKPDHHHVHQDMTQPLCNYFIASSHNTYLTGDQLLSESRVDMYAYVLQAGCRCVEVDCWDGPDGEPIVHHGYTLTSKILFKDVIETINKYAFTKNQYPVILSIENHCTVPQQKKMAEYLLEVLQDKVDLSTVNMNEFRKLPSPELLKGKVLVKGKKLPANIDDDAEEGDVSDEDSEEEEDEDDTQINTDGNAAGTADESKPKKRRSIMGSFRRKRKKKKKKKLMLNLDHADQENPIMRDKTQIVYHNKKGKTMRLSRALSDLVKYTKSVRVHDIETQAYMTSWQVSSLNESIVNQIMALKPAQLVRLNQRQLLRVYPSNYRVDSSNFNPQPFWNAGCHMVALNYQTEGRMLELNRAKFSTNGNCGYLLKPRCMNKGFFNPTLEDPLPGQSKTQLVLKIISGQQLPKPKDSMLGDRGEIIDPFVEVEIIGLPIDCCKQQTRVVDDNGFNPMWEESLVFTLHMTQIALVRFQVWDHDPIGQNFIGQRTIAFVSMMPGYRHVYLEGMEEASIFVHVAVNDITGKVKPSNAVKGFLKKATKKGSAKEPKTVSMHLSTYSSEDVRQRYRKDLDSYSQESSGNGSMLLTPAGIDYLHRGTQSEPLKRAHTVQILEEEIQGASPKEEKKTEGKRKGILVRMSSTFSNSGASIPCITATSPDLEDVFQSSQPQSPEPESQMQSFQAAWPDLEDQVQSFHAHWLGRDNSGRSFEPEWPDPPEIEDIAGEPPTKLNSKPALQTVTEHLNQPQPQLHPQPQSLPQAQPQSLPQAQPQSLPQAQPQSHPEVILRNRHPPSSPARVRRTLETPASQRPSNTSRTKARSRSVPRKQHTSPITPVVNRRAAVHWQPQTPSPPPQNHCRYGHQPIPNGLYLSDSDSSSVGSIDSLSLELLPSRVPVSGQREVGTLQREMNALFDQKMKEIRCKSPLFFYDYSTL is encoded by the exons ATGAACGGTACAGGAATGAATGTCAACTCAGCCATGGCACCGCTATCTCCAGGACTAAATGCCAATTTATCTCCAGGACTAAATGCCAATTTATCTCCAGGACTAAACCCCATCAACACCCCACTGATGACAGCTCCATCTCCAAGATCTCCAAGACTGAGTCTCACCACCACCCCACCGATGACAGCTCCATCTCCAAGATCTCCAAGACTGAGCCTCACCACCACCCCACCGATGACAGCTCCATCTCCAAGATCTCCAAGACTGAGTCTCACCACCACCCCACCGATGACAGCTCCATCTCCAAGATCTCCAAGACTGAGTCTCACCACCACCCCACCGATGACAGCTCCATCTCCAAGATCTCCAAGACTGAGTCTCACCACCACCCCACCGATGGCAGCGATATTTCCAAGACTGAGCCTCACCTCTACCCCAGTTATGGCTACCTCGTCTACAGTGAAGAGTACCTCTCCATCCTTTGCTTCCTTGTCTCCTGGACTCTTGTccccctgtctgtcctctctgagCGCAGAGAGAAGGACCTCCTCCCCCTTCAGCAGGTCCTCCAGCAGGTCCCCCACCCCATCCATCATGACGTCCCCAAAGCTGTGGCAGAAAACCTCCATCTCCAGACTGGCAGAGGAGTTCTTCTGGATTGGTGGAAGCGTCGTAGCACAACCCAAATGGAGACTGGGTCAATATG TGGAGAGGTGTATGTGCACCATGCAGACTGGCACCCAGATGACCAAACTGAAAGGGAAGAAGAAGGGCCTGGTCAGGTTCTTCTACCTGGATGAACACAAGTCCTGCATCCGTTGGAGGCCCTCCAGGAAGCACGATAAAGCTAAAA TAACCATTGACTCCATCCACGAGGTCTGTGAGGGCAAGAAGTCTGAGATCTTCCAGCGCTACGCAGACAGTTGTTTCGACCCCAACTGCTGCTTCAGTATTTACCATGGCGACCATGTGGAGTCTCTTGACCTGGTCTCCGCTAACGGAGATGAGGCCCGTACCTGGATTACTGGCCTGAAATACCTCATGGCTGGCATCAGTGACGAGGACAGTCTGGCAAAGAGACAACGCAAAAGGGACCA ATGGTTACAGCAGACCTTCTCAGAGGCAGACAAAAACGGGGACGGCAATTTGAGCCTGGGAGAGGTTCTTCAGTTACTCCACAAACTCAACGTGAACCTGCCCAGGCAGAAAGTCAGAGAGATGTTTAAG AAAGCAGACACAGATGACAACCAGGGTTCGTTAGCTTTTGAAGAATTCTGTACCTTCTATAAGATGATGTCTACACGCAGAGGCCTCTATCTCATCATGCTCTCCTACAGTAATAACAAAGAGTTCATGGACCTAAATGACCTGGTCCGTTTCATGGAAAATGAACAGAAG ATGGCGGGTGTAACCAGAGAATATTGTCTGGAGATTGTCAGCCAGTTTGAGCCATGTTCTCAAAACCTACAGAATATGGTTCTGGGCATCGATG GTTTCACCAATTACATGCGAAGTCCAGCAGGAGACATCTTTAAACCAGACCACCATCATGTGCACCAGGACATGACCCAGCCCCTGTGTAACTACTTCATAGCCTCGTCCCACAACACCTACCTGACAGGGGACCAGCTTCTGTCTGAGTCCAGGGTAGACATGTACGCCTATGTGCTCCAGGCTGGCTGTCGCTGTGTGGAAG tgGACTGCTGGGATGGACCAGACGGGGAGCCTATTGTCCATCATGGCTACACCCTGACGTCCAAGATCCTCTTCAAAGACGTCATTGAAACCATTAACAAATATGCCTTCACAAAGAATCA GTACCCGGTGATCCTGTCCATAGAGAACCATTGCACAGTGCCCCAGCAGAAGAAGATGGCTGAGTATCTGTTGGAGGTGCTCCAGGATAAGGTGGACCTTTCCACGGTCAACATGAATGAATTCAGAAAGTTGCCCTCCCCAGAGCTCCTGAAAGGGAAAGTTCTAGTCAAG GGAAAGAAGCTTCCAGCGAACATTGATGATGATGCAGAGGAGGGGGATGTGTCGGAtgaagacagtgaggaagaggaggatgaagatgaCACCCAGATAAACACTGAT GGGAACGCTGCTGGCACTGCAGATGAATCCAAACCCAAGAAACGCAGGTCTATCATGGGCAGCTTCAGACGCAAG aggaaaaagaagaagaaaaagaagctaATGCTCAATTTAGACCATGCAGACCAAGAGAACCCCATCATGAGAGACAAAACACAAATTGTGTACCACAACAA GAAAGGGAAGACGATGAGGTTATCCCGAGCCCTGTCTGACCTCGTCAAGTACACCAAGTCTGTCCGGGTCCATGACATTGAAACACAAG CTTATATGACCAGTTGGCAAGTGTCTTCCCTCAATGAGAGCATTGTGAACCAGATCATGGCTCTGAAGCCAGCTCAGTTGGTGCGATTAAACCAGAGACAGCTACTACGTGTTTACCCCTCCAACTACCGTGTGGACTCTAGCAACTTCAACCCACAGCCCTTTTGGAACGCAGGATGCCATATGG TTGCACTGAATTACCAAACAGAGGGCCGCATGCTTGAACTGAACAGAGCCAAGTTCTCAACCAATGGCAACTGTGGATACTTACTGAAGCCCAGGTGCATGAATAAAG GTTTCTTTAACCCTACGCTGGAGGACCCTCTGCCAGGACAGAGTAAGACTCAATTGGTACTGAAGATTATCAGTGGGCAGCAGCTTCCAAAACCTAAAGACTCAATGCTGGGGGATAGAGGGGAG ATTATTGATCCTTTTGTGGAGGTGGAGATCATCGGTCTGCCTATTGATTGCTGTAAGCAGCAGACAAGGGTGGTGGACGATAATG GCTTCAATCCCATGTGGGAGGAGAGCTTGGTCTTCACCCTCCACATGACCCAGATTGCACTGGTGCGTTTCCAGGTGTGGGACCATGATCCGATAGGACAAAACTTCATTGGACAGAGGACCATAGCATTCGTCAGCATGATGCCAG GTTATCGCCATGTCTATCTTGAGGGCATGGAGGAGGCCTCCATCTTTGTTCATGTTGCTGTAAATGACATCACAGGAAAG GTTAAGCCAAGTAATGCTGTAAAGGGTTTTTTGAAAAAAGCTACGAAGAAAGGGTCAGCCAAGGAGCCAAAGACGGTCTCTATGCACCTCTCCACTTACTCATCAGAGGACGTCCGTCAGCGGTACCGCAAGGACCTGGACTCCTACTCCCAGGAGAGCAGCGGGAACGGCAGCATGTTACTGACGCCTGCAGGTATAGACTACCTCCATAGAGGGACTCAGAGCGAACCACTGAAGCGAGCTCACACAGTGCAAATTCTGGAGGAGGAAATCCAGGGTGCTTCTCCGAAGGAGGAGAAAAAGACGGAGGGGAAAAGGAAGGGCATCCTTGTCCGCATGTCCTCCACCTTCTCCAACTCTGGGGCGTCCATCCCGTGCATCACAGCAACAAGCCCAGACCTGGAGGACGTGTTTCAGTCATCTCAGCCACAGAGTCCAGAACCAGAGAGCCAAATGCAGTCGTTCCAGGCAGCCTGGCCAGATCTGGAAGACCAGGTTCAGTCTTTCCATGCACACTGGCTGGGCCGGGACAACTCGGGTCGGTCATTTGAGCCTGAGTGGCCAGACCCACCTGAGATTGAGGACATAGCAGGAGAACCACCGACAAAGCTTAACAGTAAGCCTGCACTCCAAACTGTAACAGAACATCTGAATCAGCCCCAACCCCAGCTCCATCCGCAGCCCCAGTCCCTACCACAGGCCCAGCCCCAGTCCCTACCCCAGGCCCAACCCCAGTCCCTACCCCAGGCCCAGCCCCAGTCTCATCCTGAGGTCATTCTCCGGAACCGACACCCACCATCCTCCCCTGCAAGAGTTAGACGGACCCTGGAGACCCCAGCCAGCCAACGCCCCTCCAACACGTCACGGACAAAGGCCCGCTCTCGCAGTGTTCCACGAAAGCAGCATACCTCCCCCATCACCCCGGTAGTTAACCGCAGGGCTGCTGTGCACTGGCAGCctcagactccttcccctcccccccaGAACCATTGCCGCTATGGCCACCAGCCTATACCCAACGGCCTCTACCTGTCTGACAGTGACTCCAGCAGTGTTGGCAGTATAGACAGTCTGAGTCTGGAGCTCCTGCCCTCGCGCGTGCCAGTCAGTGGGCAGAGGGAAGTGGGtaccctgcagagagagatgAATGCCCTCTTTGACCAAAAGATGAAGGAGATCCGCTGTAAATCGCCACTATTTTTTTACG ATTACTCTACGCTATAG